From one Planktothrix agardhii NIES-204 genomic stretch:
- the cobH_1 gene encoding precorrin isomerase gives MEWHITDAQSLGIIDGEIGDHVFSPAEYEIVRRVIYATADFEYKSLVRFSDQALQGGAAALAARTTIVVDVPMVQVGITPRILSTFANPVYCSMEAVTRPQREKTRSAWGIETLARRYPEAIFVIGQEQTALSGIVDLIEAEEIKPALVIATPSGFVGADVAKSRLNDSMVPHIRIDGRKGSAVVAVALVDALVDLAWQAYGREGNGS, from the coding sequence ATGGAATGGCATATTACGGATGCCCAGAGTTTAGGAATTATTGATGGTGAAATTGGCGATCATGTCTTTTCGCCAGCCGAATATGAAATTGTGCGTCGGGTTATTTATGCGACGGCGGATTTTGAATATAAAAGTTTAGTGCGGTTTTCTGACCAAGCTTTACAAGGTGGGGCGGCGGCCTTAGCTGCCCGGACAACGATTGTGGTGGATGTGCCTATGGTACAAGTCGGGATTACTCCCCGGATTCTTTCGACTTTTGCTAATCCGGTTTATTGTTCTATGGAGGCGGTAACTCGACCCCAACGGGAAAAAACTCGCTCGGCTTGGGGAATTGAGACGTTAGCAAGGCGCTATCCCGAGGCTATTTTTGTGATTGGTCAGGAACAAACAGCCCTTTCTGGGATAGTGGATTTAATTGAGGCGGAGGAAATTAAGCCCGCTTTGGTGATTGCTACGCCTTCGGGTTTTGTTGGGGCTGATGTCGCTAAGTCTCGTTTGAATGATTCCATGGTTCCCCATATTCGGATTGATGGACGCAAGGGGAGTGCGGTAGTGGCCGTGGCTTTGGTGGATGCTTTGGTTGATCTGGCTTGGCAAGCCTATGGTAGAGAAGGAAATGGGAGTTAA
- a CDS encoding Na-Ca exchanger/integrin-beta4, protein MENNPKAFNLPFSENLPIILIGNLSVEPLRAAGIIEEALTLVEDKLTEFIASPTLATDLQTVFGQSTDIELARTLIDALPVSDELPQITLVSAELMNGAVGGFDSLTGTVYLADSLIDPNTVITSDTEPSPHLVNVIIEELGHWLDSQLNQVDTPGDEGELLAALVQGDGLSASEIARLRSETDQVVVTLEDQTVILEASEPSFTEDTSISLPGVYYGSVVWADYNGDGKPDFLLTGKDNSNNDISRLYKNTGSGFIEDTSLSLPGVSGSSVAWADYNGDGKPDFLLTGYDGNSGYISKLYKNTGSGFIEDTSVSLPGVSSSSVAWADYNGDGKPDFLLTGFDSYSSETISNKISKLYKNTGSGFIEDTSLSLPGVGRSSVAWADYNGDGKQDFLLTGKDNSNNPISKLYKNTGNGFSEDTSISLPGVGYSSVAWADYNGDGKPDLLLTGYDGNSGYYISKLYKNTGSGFTEDTSVSLPGVISSYVAWADYNGDGKPDFLLTGFDSYSSETISNKISKLYKNTGSGFTEDTSVSLPGVGWSSVAWADYNGDGKPDLLLTGEDNSYNYISKLYKNTTPNIAQISIKDTQIIEGDNGKKQAKFTVSLNTPRTQTVTVNYATTNDTAKAGEDYQRTNGKLTFKPGETRKTINVPVFGDTKLEANETFKLLLSKPQNAQLGKKQAIGSITNDDLAKISIKDTQIIEGDDGKKQAKFTVSLNTKVNQKVEVSYATSDGTAKVGEDYQRTNGKLTFQPNQTQKTIIVPILGDTLDEDNETFFLNLSKPKNADLGDKSAIGKITDNDNDTGGDKPGDSFKTAVNLGKVKQEISRNDQIGFTEGVIRDTDDYYRLQLDRKGTLVLVLDGLFKDANINLYGSEQELISQSNQKGISSEIIQQQLAPGTYYVRVYPQDSARTNYRLSIDLI, encoded by the coding sequence ATGGAAAACAACCCGAAAGCTTTCAATCTTCCATTCAGCGAAAATTTACCGATAATATTGATCGGGAATCTATCTGTCGAACCTTTGAGGGCAGCAGGAATAATTGAGGAGGCCCTGACTCTGGTTGAGGATAAGTTAACGGAATTTATCGCTTCCCCGACCTTGGCCACCGATCTGCAAACGGTGTTTGGCCAGTCAACGGATATCGAATTGGCGAGAACACTCATTGATGCTTTACCTGTTAGCGATGAGTTACCTCAGATCACCCTGGTCTCAGCAGAGTTGATGAATGGCGCGGTCGGAGGGTTTGACTCCCTCACGGGTACAGTCTATTTAGCCGATAGTTTGATTGATCCTAATACTGTGATTACCAGCGACACCGAACCCTCTCCCCATCTAGTCAACGTAATCATCGAAGAGTTGGGACATTGGTTAGACTCTCAGTTAAATCAAGTCGATACTCCAGGGGATGAGGGCGAGTTATTGGCGGCATTGGTTCAAGGGGATGGGTTGAGTGCCTCTGAAATAGCCCGTTTGCGCTCAGAAACCGATCAGGTGGTAGTTACTCTTGAGGATCAAACGGTCATACTCGAAGCATCGGAGCCATCCTTTACCGAAGATACCAGTATTTCCCTTCCGGGTGTTTACTACGGTTCCGTAGTCTGGGCTGACTACAATGGAGACGGTAAACCAGACTTCCTGTTGACTGGTAAAGATAATTCAAATAACGACATCTCGAGATTGTACAAAAACACAGGCAGTGGTTTCATTGAAGATACCAGTCTTTCCCTTCCGGGTGTTAGCGGCAGTTCTGTAGCCTGGGCTGACTACAATGGGGACGGTAAACCAGACTTCCTCTTAACGGGTTACGATGGTAATTCAGGCTACATCTCGAAACTGTACAAAAATACAGGTAGTGGTTTCATTGAAGATACCAGTGTTTCCCTTCCTGGTGTTAGCAGCAGTTCCGTAGCCTGGGCTGACTACAATGGGGACGGTAAACCAGACTTCCTCTTAACGGGTTTCGATAGTTATAGTTCAGAAACCATATCCAACAAGATCTCAAAACTGTACAAAAACACAGGCAGTGGTTTCATTGAAGATACCAGTCTTTCCCTTCCGGGTGTTGGCCGGAGTTCCGTAGCCTGGGCTGACTACAATGGGGACGGTAAACAAGACTTCCTGTTGACGGGTAAAGATAATTCAAATAACCCCATCTCAAAACTGTACAAAAACACAGGCAATGGTTTCAGCGAAGATACCTCTATTTCCCTTCCCGGTGTTGGCTACAGTTCCGTAGCCTGGGCTGACTACAATGGAGACGGTAAACCCGACTTGCTGTTGACGGGTTACGATGGTAATTCAGGCTACTACATCTCGAAACTGTACAAAAACACAGGCAGTGGTTTCACCGAAGATACCAGTGTTTCCCTTCCTGGTGTTATCAGCAGTTACGTAGCCTGGGCTGACTACAATGGGGACGGTAAACCCGACTTCCTGTTGACGGGTTTCGATAGTTATAGTTCAGAAACCATATCCAACAAGATCTCAAAACTGTACAAAAACACAGGCAGTGGTTTCACCGAAGATACCAGTGTTTCCCTTCCGGGTGTTGGCTGGAGTTCCGTAGCCTGGGCTGACTACAATGGGGACGGTAAACCCGACTTGCTGTTGACGGGTGAGGATAATTCATACAACTACATCTCGAAACTGTACAAAAACACCACTCCCAATATCGCCCAAATTTCTATCAAAGATACCCAAATCATAGAAGGTGACAACGGCAAAAAGCAAGCGAAATTCACCGTTAGTCTTAATACCCCCAGAACCCAAACCGTAACCGTCAACTACGCCACCACCAACGACACCGCTAAGGCAGGGGAAGACTATCAACGCACCAACGGTAAACTCACCTTTAAACCGGGTGAAACCCGCAAAACCATCAATGTTCCTGTTTTTGGGGATACCAAACTAGAAGCGAATGAAACCTTTAAGTTGCTCCTGAGTAAACCCCAAAATGCCCAACTCGGAAAGAAACAGGCAATAGGAAGTATTACTAATGATGACTTAGCCAAAATTTCTATCAAAGATACCCAAATCATAGAAGGTGACGACGGCAAAAAGCAAGCGAAATTCACTGTCAGTCTTAATACCAAAGTTAATCAAAAAGTTGAAGTCAGTTACGCCACCAGCGACGGCACCGCTAAGGTAGGGGAAGACTATCAACGCACTAACGGTAAACTCACCTTTCAACCCAACCAAACCCAAAAAACTATCATTGTTCCCATCCTGGGCGACACCCTCGACGAAGATAATGAAACCTTCTTCCTCAACCTCAGTAAACCCAAAAATGCCGACTTGGGAGATAAAAGCGCTATAGGCAAAATTACAGATAACGACAACGACACCGGGGGTGACAAACCAGGGGATAGTTTTAAGACGGCGGTTAACCTCGGTAAAGTTAAACAAGAAATTAGTCGAAATGACCAAATTGGTTTTACCGAAGGGGTAATTCGAGACACCGACGACTATTACCGTTTGCAATTAGATCGCAAAGGCACTTTAGTATTAGTTCTTGACGGACTATTTAAAGATGCCAATATCAATTTATATGGCAGTGAGCAGGAGTTAATCAGTCAATCAAATCAGAAGGGAATATCCTCAGAAATTATACAACAGCAACTTGCTCCTGGGACTTATTATGTACGGGTATATCCCCAAGATAGTGCCCGGACTAATTATCGCCTCAGCATTGATTTAATTTAG
- a CDS encoding Na-Ca exchanger/integrin-beta4 produces the protein MEEALTLVEDKLTEFIASPTFATDLQTVFGQSTDIPWARTLLDALPARDELPQITLVSADLMNGAVGGFDSLTGTVYLADSLIDPNSVITSDTQPSPHLVNVIIEELGHWLDSHLNEVDTPGDEGEWLAALVQGDGLSTSEIARLRSETDQVVVTLEDQTVILEASGPSFTEYSIYLPGVYWGSVAWADYNGDGKKDFLLTGFNNSGNCISKLYKNTGSGFSFIEDSSVSLPGVYLSSVAWADYNGDGKPDFLLTGRDNSNNYISKLYKNTGSGFTEDTSISLPGVGYSSVAWADYNGDGKPDLLLTGETGEANLGNNISKLYKNTGSGFSEDTSISLPGVRGSSVAWADYNGDGKPDFLLTGWDGSGTISKLYINTGSGFIEVEDTSVSLPGVADGSVAWTDYSGDGKPDLLLTGFADYSGYISKLYINTGFGFIEDTSVSLPGVSSSSVAWADYNGDGKKDFLLTGRDNSNSGNYISKLYKNTGSGFIEDTSVSLPGVGYSSVAWADYNGDGKPDLLLTGYDNSYNYISKLYKNTTPNIAQISIKDTQIIEGDNGKKLAKFTVSLNTPSTQTVTVNYATTNDTAKAGEDYQRTNGKLTFKPGETSKTINVPVFGDTKLEAKETFKLLLSQPQNAQLGKKQAIGSITNDDLAKISIKDTQIIEGDDGKKQAKFTVSLNTKVNQKVEVSYATSDDTAKVGEDYQRTNGKLTFKPGETSKTINVPVFGDTKLEGNETFKLLLSKPQNAQLGKKQAIGSITNDDLAKISIKDTQIIEGDDGKKQAKFTVSLNTKVNQKVEVSYATSDDTAKVGEDYQRTNGKLTFKPGETSKTINVPVFGDTKLEGNETFKLLLSKPQNAQLGKKQAIGSITNDDLAKISIKDTQIIEGDDGKKQAKFTVSLNTKVNQKVEVSYATSDGTAKVGEDYQRTNGKLTFQPNQTQKTIIVPILGDTLDEDNETFFLNLSKPKNADLGDKRAIGKITDNDTGGDKPGDRFETAVNLGKVKQEIIRDDQIGFLEGGSYRDTDDYYRFQLDRKGTLLLTLQKLSKDADIKLYGSEQELITEGINDGTNPEIIEYQLDPGIYYVKVYPKVKTYTNYRLTVDFS, from the coding sequence ATGGAGGAGGCGCTAACTCTGGTTGAGGATAAGTTAACGGAATTTATCGCTTCCCCAACCTTTGCCACCGATCTGCAAACGGTGTTTGGCCAGTCAACGGATATCCCATGGGCGAGAACACTCCTCGATGCTTTGCCTGCCCGGGATGAGTTACCTCAGATCACCCTGGTGTCAGCAGATTTGATGAATGGTGCGGTCGGTGGGTTTGACTCCCTGACGGGTACGGTGTATTTAGCCGATAGTTTGATTGATCCTAATTCTGTGATTACCAGCGACACCCAACCATCTCCCCATCTAGTCAACGTAATCATCGAAGAATTGGGACATTGGTTAGACTCTCATTTAAATGAAGTCGATACTCCAGGAGATGAGGGCGAGTGGTTGGCGGCATTGGTTCAAGGGGATGGGTTAAGTACCTCTGAAATAGCCCGTTTGCGCTCAGAAACCGATCAGGTGGTAGTTACCCTTGAGGATCAAACGGTCATACTCGAAGCATCGGGGCCATCCTTTACCGAATATAGTATTTACCTTCCGGGTGTTTACTGGGGTTCCGTAGCCTGGGCTGACTACAATGGGGACGGTAAAAAAGACTTCCTGTTGACGGGTTTCAATAATTCAGGGAACTGCATCTCGAAACTGTACAAAAACACAGGCAGTGGTTTCAGTTTCATTGAAGATAGCAGTGTTTCCCTTCCTGGTGTTTACCTCAGTTCCGTAGCCTGGGCTGACTACAATGGGGACGGTAAACCAGACTTCCTGTTGACGGGTAGGGATAATTCAAATAACTACATCTCGAAACTGTACAAAAACACAGGCAGTGGTTTCACCGAAGATACCAGTATTTCCCTTCCTGGTGTTGGCTACAGTTCCGTAGCCTGGGCTGACTACAATGGGGACGGTAAACCAGACTTGCTGTTGACGGGTGAGACGGGTGAGGCTAATTTAGGCAACAACATCTCGAAACTGTACAAAAACACAGGCAGTGGTTTTAGCGAAGATACCAGTATTTCCCTTCCGGGTGTTAGAGGCAGTTCCGTAGCCTGGGCTGACTACAATGGGGACGGTAAACCAGACTTCCTGTTGACGGGTTGGGATGGTTCAGGCACCATCTCGAAACTGTACATAAACACAGGCAGTGGTTTCATTGAAGTTGAAGATACCAGTGTTTCACTTCCTGGTGTTGCCGATGGTTCCGTAGCGTGGACTGACTACAGCGGAGACGGTAAACCAGACTTGCTGTTGACGGGTTTCGCTGATTATTCAGGCTACATCTCGAAACTGTACATAAACACAGGCTTTGGTTTCATTGAAGATACCAGTGTTTCCCTTCCGGGTGTTAGCAGCAGTTCCGTAGCCTGGGCTGACTACAATGGGGACGGTAAAAAAGACTTCCTGTTGACGGGTAGGGATAATTCTAATTCAGGCAACTACATCTCAAAACTGTACAAAAACACAGGCAGTGGTTTCATTGAAGATACCAGTGTTTCCCTTCCGGGTGTTGGCTACAGTTCCGTAGCCTGGGCTGACTACAATGGGGACGGTAAACCAGACTTGCTGTTGACGGGTTACGATAATTCATACAACTACATCTCGAAACTGTACAAAAACACCACTCCCAATATCGCTCAAATTTCTATCAAAGATACCCAAATCATAGAAGGCGACAACGGCAAAAAGCTGGCCAAATTCACCGTTAGTCTTAATACCCCCAGCACCCAAACCGTAACCGTCAACTACGCCACCACCAACGACACCGCTAAGGCAGGGGAAGACTATCAACGCACCAACGGTAAACTCACCTTTAAACCCGGTGAAACCAGCAAAACCATCAATGTTCCTGTTTTTGGGGATACCAAACTAGAAGCGAAAGAAACCTTTAAGCTGCTCCTCAGTCAACCCCAAAATGCCCAACTCGGAAAGAAACAGGCAATAGGAAGTATTACTAATGATGACTTAGCCAAAATTTCTATCAAAGATACCCAAATCATAGAAGGTGACGACGGCAAAAAGCAAGCCAAATTCACCGTTAGTCTTAATACCAAAGTTAATCAAAAAGTTGAAGTCAGTTACGCCACCAGCGACGACACCGCTAAGGTAGGGGAAGACTATCAACGCACCAACGGTAAACTCACCTTTAAACCCGGTGAAACCAGCAAAACCATCAATGTTCCTGTTTTTGGGGATACCAAACTAGAAGGGAATGAAACCTTTAAGCTGCTCCTCAGTAAACCCCAAAATGCCCAACTTGGAAAGAAACAGGCAATAGGAAGTATTACTAATGATGACTTAGCCAAAATCTCGATCAAAGATACCCAAATCATAGAAGGTGACGACGGCAAAAAGCAAGCCAAATTCACCGTTAGTCTTAATACCAAAGTTAATCAAAAAGTTGAAGTCAGTTACGCCACTAGCGACGACACCGCTAAGGTAGGGGAAGACTATCAACGCACCAACGGTAAACTCACCTTTAAACCCGGTGAAACCAGCAAAACCATCAATGTTCCTGTTTTTGGGGATACCAAACTAGAAGGGAATGAAACCTTTAAGCTGCTCCTCAGTAAACCCCAAAATGCCCAACTTGGAAAGAAACAGGCAATAGGAAGTATTACTAATGATGACTTAGCCAAAATCTCGATCAAAGATACCCAAATCATAGAAGGTGACGACGGCAAAAAGCAAGCCAAATTCACCGTTAGTCTTAATACCAAAGTTAATCAAAAAGTTGAAGTCAGTTACGCCACTAGCGACGGCACCGCTAAGGTAGGGGAAGACTATCAACGCACCAACGGTAAACTCACCTTTCAACCCAACCAAACCCAAAAAACTATCATTGTTCCCATCCTGGGCGACACCCTCGACGAAGATAATGAAACCTTCTTCCTCAACCTCAGTAAACCCAAAAATGCTGACTTGGGAGATAAACGCGCTATAGGCAAGATTACAGATAACGACACAGGGGGTGACAAACCAGGGGATCGTTTTGAGACGGCGGTTAACCTCGGTAAAGTTAAACAAGAAATTATTCGAGATGATCAAATTGGTTTTCTTGAAGGGGGAAGCTATCGGGACACCGACGACTATTACCGTTTCCAATTAGATCGAAAAGGCACTTTATTATTAACCCTTCAGAAACTATCTAAAGATGCCGATATCAAGTTATATGGCAGTGAGCAGGAGTTAATTACTGAAGGGATAAACGATGGGACAAACCCAGAAATTATAGAATATCAACTTGATCCTGGGATATACTATGTAAAGGTATATCCCAAAGTTAAAACCTACACTAATTACCGCCTCACCGTTGATTTCAGTTGA